A DNA window from Streptococcus mutans contains the following coding sequences:
- a CDS encoding bifunctional DnaQ family exonuclease/ATP-dependent helicase translates to MTEKKTRKYAVVDLEATGASHSASIIQVGIVIIENEQIIQTYTTDVNPHKPLSKAIIRLTGITDAQLQQAPDFSEVAADIYHLIDDCVFVAHNVKFDANLLAEHLFLEGFELLTPRVDTVELAQVFYPTFEKYSLGNLTELLKIDLSDAHTAIADAKATAELFLKLKQKMTDLPKLTLERILQFSDSLLYESKLPIEEAFAAASNHLSSDYQEVAGIVLKKEEPFLKERQLSQDFATNIALLDLEERTQQLKFAQVIEAKFEDSRASFIEAQSGIGKTYGYLLPLLNQHGEEQIIVSVPTKILQDQIMANEAQALREAFHINSHSLKSPQNYLKLDSFYKTLMRKDDNRLLNRYKMQLLVWLLETRTGDLDEIKQKQRYAAYFDEIRHDGTLSKQSLFYHLDFWQKSYQRAKSSRLLITNHAYLLTRIEDDQAFVENQILVIDEAQRLFLTLEQFSRRQINMTETLQTLNQLLENSQNILEKRLLESIQFELNHLLYLFNKEKRQLFKKETIERLRQHLSELSLTELADLQALFEEPYSDFWFEEDFFWDHRTVLLKSARLDFTDFTQFLPATKKTYLVSATLQISPKVSLANLLGFEQFTFDSISGEKSHQQAIWVDKTMPRVNDISDSEYETLLTKRLLQLAQLKQPMLVLFNSKKTMFAVSDLLDEAKLTHLTQEKNGSPFNIKRRFDRGEADILLGTGGFWEGVDFVEQDRLIEVITRLPFDNPEDLFVKKLNRQLRQEGKNPFYDYTLPTSILRLRQAIGRTRRNNRQFSAIVILDSRVVNKNYGKIIYQALASHFSVSSQHFQKILVEVTHFLI, encoded by the coding sequence ATGACGGAGAAAAAAACAAGAAAGTATGCTGTGGTTGATTTGGAGGCAACAGGTGCTAGCCACTCAGCTTCCATCATTCAAGTTGGGATTGTGATTATTGAAAATGAACAAATTATTCAAACTTATACCACGGATGTCAATCCCCATAAGCCGCTTTCTAAAGCTATTATTAGATTGACAGGAATTACAGATGCTCAATTGCAGCAGGCGCCTGATTTTTCCGAAGTAGCAGCTGACATCTATCATCTCATTGATGATTGTGTTTTTGTTGCTCACAATGTTAAATTTGATGCCAATCTTTTGGCAGAACATCTTTTTTTAGAAGGATTTGAGCTGCTAACACCTCGTGTTGATACGGTTGAATTGGCACAAGTTTTTTACCCAACTTTTGAAAAATATTCATTAGGAAATTTGACAGAGCTTTTAAAGATTGACTTGTCAGATGCTCATACGGCCATTGCCGATGCGAAAGCAACAGCAGAACTTTTTTTGAAATTAAAACAGAAAATGACAGATCTTCCTAAGTTGACTTTAGAAAGAATCTTGCAATTCTCAGACAGTCTTCTGTATGAATCCAAATTACCTATTGAAGAAGCTTTTGCAGCAGCTTCCAATCACTTGTCATCAGATTATCAGGAAGTGGCAGGAATTGTCCTAAAAAAAGAAGAGCCTTTTTTAAAAGAACGGCAGTTATCACAGGATTTTGCGACTAATATCGCCTTGTTAGACCTTGAAGAAAGAACTCAGCAGCTTAAATTTGCCCAAGTTATTGAAGCGAAATTTGAAGATAGTAGGGCTAGTTTTATTGAGGCTCAATCAGGCATTGGTAAAACCTATGGTTACCTCTTACCACTTCTTAATCAGCATGGGGAGGAACAGATTATCGTCAGTGTTCCAACCAAAATTCTTCAAGATCAAATCATGGCTAATGAGGCACAGGCTTTAAGAGAAGCTTTTCATATCAATAGTCACAGCTTAAAGAGTCCTCAAAATTACCTCAAATTAGATAGCTTTTATAAGACTTTGATGAGAAAAGATGATAATCGTTTGCTCAATCGTTATAAGATGCAGCTTTTGGTTTGGTTGTTGGAAACAAGAACTGGCGATCTTGATGAGATCAAACAAAAACAACGCTATGCTGCTTATTTTGACGAAATCAGACATGATGGCACTTTGAGTAAGCAATCCCTTTTTTATCATCTTGATTTCTGGCAGAAAAGTTATCAAAGAGCAAAATCAAGCCGTTTGCTTATTACTAATCACGCCTATCTCTTAACGCGTATAGAAGATGATCAGGCCTTTGTTGAAAATCAGATTTTGGTTATTGATGAGGCGCAGAGACTTTTTTTGACCTTGGAGCAGTTTTCAAGGCGCCAAATCAACATGACTGAGACTTTACAGACTCTTAATCAGCTTTTGGAGAATTCTCAAAATATTTTAGAAAAACGGTTGTTAGAAAGCATTCAGTTTGAATTAAATCATTTGTTATATCTTTTTAATAAGGAAAAGCGACAGTTATTTAAGAAAGAAACTATTGAACGCTTGCGGCAACATTTATCAGAATTAAGTCTGACCGAGTTAGCGGATTTACAGGCTTTATTTGAAGAACCTTATTCAGACTTTTGGTTTGAAGAAGATTTCTTTTGGGATCATCGAACAGTTCTTCTAAAGTCAGCCCGTCTTGATTTTACTGACTTTACACAATTTTTACCGGCTACCAAAAAGACTTACTTGGTTTCAGCCACTCTTCAAATTAGTCCCAAAGTGAGTTTAGCGAACCTTCTTGGCTTTGAACAGTTTACTTTTGATAGTATTTCGGGAGAAAAGTCACATCAGCAGGCTATTTGGGTTGATAAGACAATGCCTAGAGTAAATGATATATCAGATTCAGAGTATGAAACATTGCTTACCAAACGGCTGTTGCAATTGGCTCAGCTAAAGCAGCCCATGTTGGTTCTTTTTAACTCTAAAAAAACGATGTTTGCTGTTTCTGATTTGCTGGATGAAGCGAAACTTACTCATTTGACTCAGGAGAAAAATGGAAGTCCCTTTAATATTAAGCGGCGTTTTGATCGTGGAGAAGCTGATATATTGCTTGGAACAGGAGGTTTTTGGGAAGGTGTTGATTTTGTTGAGCAAGACCGCTTAATTGAGGTCATCACGCGTTTGCCGTTTGATAATCCGGAGGATTTGTTTGTTAAGAAATTAAATCGTCAATTACGGCAGGAAGGTAAAAATCCTTTTTATGACTATACTTTACCAACAAGCATTTTACGCTTGCGACAGGCTATTGGCCGAACAAGGCGCAATAACAGGCAGTTTTCAGCAATTGTTATTTTAGATAGCCGAGTTGTCAATAAAAACTATGGAAAAATAATTTATCAGGCTCTAGCTAGTCATTTCTCCGTTTCGAGTCAACATTTTCAGAAGATTCTCGTTGAAGTGACTCATTTTTTGATATAA
- a CDS encoding pyridoxal phosphate-dependent aminotransferase: MTKLSRRVLEMEESVTLATSARAKTLKDQGRDVLELSLGQPDFVTPKNIQEAAIKSIRDGRASFYTIASGLPELKDAISQYFEKFYGYSVERKQIVVGTGAKFILYALFAAVINPKDEVIIPTPFWVSYADQIKMNDGVPVFIRTSEENHFKATVEQLEAARTNKTKMIVLNSPSNPTGMIYSKEELEAIGNWAVKHDILILSDDIYGRLVYNGARFTPISTISQPICQQTIVINGVSKTYSMTGWRVGYAVGDPEIIGAMSKIVSQTTSNLTTAAQYAAIEALIGNQDTVEVMRQAFEERLNTIYPLLAKVPGFHVVKPEGAFYFFPNVKKAMEMKGYTDVTEFTTALLEETGVALVTGAGFGAPENVRLSYATDMVTLKEAINRIQAFMEK, encoded by the coding sequence ATGACTAAATTATCAAGACGCGTTTTAGAAATGGAAGAGTCTGTTACTTTGGCAACAAGTGCTCGCGCTAAAACACTTAAGGATCAGGGACGAGATGTTTTAGAACTTTCTTTAGGACAGCCTGATTTTGTAACACCTAAGAATATTCAAGAAGCTGCTATTAAATCAATTAGAGATGGACGTGCTTCTTTTTACACAATTGCTTCAGGTCTTCCTGAACTTAAGGATGCCATTAGTCAATATTTTGAAAAATTTTATGGATACTCTGTAGAGCGCAAACAGATTGTGGTTGGCACTGGAGCTAAGTTTATTCTTTATGCTTTGTTTGCAGCTGTTATTAATCCAAAAGATGAGGTGATTATTCCAACTCCATTTTGGGTGTCTTACGCAGATCAGATCAAGATGAATGATGGTGTACCTGTGTTTATCAGGACAAGTGAAGAAAATCATTTTAAAGCAACAGTCGAACAATTGGAAGCTGCAAGAACTAACAAGACCAAAATGATTGTGCTCAATAGTCCATCTAATCCAACAGGGATGATTTACAGTAAGGAAGAATTGGAAGCTATTGGTAATTGGGCTGTTAAGCATGATATCTTGATTTTATCTGATGATATTTATGGCCGTCTGGTTTATAATGGCGCAAGATTTACGCCTATTTCAACAATTTCACAGCCTATTTGCCAGCAAACAATTGTTATTAATGGGGTATCTAAAACCTATTCCATGACAGGCTGGCGTGTTGGCTATGCTGTTGGTGACCCTGAAATTATTGGAGCTATGTCTAAAATTGTTAGCCAAACAACTTCTAATCTAACAACAGCGGCACAATATGCAGCTATCGAAGCTTTAATAGGTAATCAAGATACAGTTGAAGTGATGCGTCAAGCTTTTGAAGAACGCTTGAATACTATTTATCCTTTGTTGGCAAAAGTTCCGGGATTTCATGTTGTTAAGCCAGAAGGTGCCTTCTACTTTTTCCCTAATGTTAAAAAAGCTATGGAAATGAAGGGGTATACCGATGTAACAGAATTTACGACAGCTCTTTTGGAAGAAACAGGTGTCGCTTTGGTAACAGGTGCTGGCTTTGGTGCACCAGAAAATGTCCGTTTGAGTTATGCAACAGATATGGTCACTCTTAAGGAAGCTATCAATCGCATACAAGCTTTTATGGAAAAATAG